TAATTTTGATCGTGGTTTTGTTCGGGTGCGTCGGCAATGCGGAGTTCGAGGCGGATGAAGTCGGCTTTGGTTTTGCAGTTCGGGTCGTCTTGTTCGTCGAGCCAGTCGGCGAATACGAGTCGGGCGGTGTCGTCGGCGGGCGATTGGCGGATCACGGACAGAAAACCGGCCTCTTCGTGCATTGGCACTCCAGGGGATGTTCGTGCGACAGAGCCATGCCGCACGGACACACATCCCCGGTCGGAGGTTCGTCAGTAATCCGCGCTCACAACCATCCCGTCCGCACGCCCCGCCAGCCACCGGAGTTGTGCCGGGTCGCTGGAGTCACGGAGGAACCGCACGGAGCCGTCGGCGAACCCGAACTGTGCCCCGCCGCTGTGCCGCGAACTGAACGCTTGCGGGGCCGAGCCGTTAATACGCGACGTGTCGGCGTCCAGCCACCACATCGTGTCGCTGGTCTGCACGATCGCACCGGGTTGCCCGCTCATCCCGGCCCAGATCGCGGCGCGCTTCTGAGTTGGCGTGTCGAAGATGCACTCGCCGATGAGCAGCGTGTTGGACGTGCCGTCGGTGATATCGGTGATCCGCGTGCGGCTGTTCTGGTACATGATGCCGCCGAAGTCGAAGTTCATCTGGATCGTCGGGAGCGTGTACGGGCCGCACACCGCGCGGTAGTTCGAGGTCGCGTGGTTCTGCCGCTGCGGGTTGATCTCCGGGGCACCGTCCGCCGGGCACAGGAACGTCTTGATCTTCACCTGACTCAACCCGCCCGGAACGTCGGTCGCGTTAACGAGTACCAGTCCGCCACCGAACCGCGTGTTGGTGCTCACTCCGAGCTGCTTAAAGAGATTGTCCTGTTCGATGTAGGGGAGCAGGTACGCGGACCAGCTCCACGAGCCATTGAAATCCGGCCCCGCGAACGCGGACGGGAACCGCTCGTTGTCTCCTGCGAAGGCGTGCAGCGCAAGTGCCGTCTGTTTCAGGTTGTTACTGCACGAGATGCGTGCGGCCGCGGCCCGCACTTTTTGCACCGCGGGGAGCAATAACCCGATAAGTACCGCGATGATCGCGATGACGACCAGTAATTCAATCAGTGTGAATCCGCGCGTCTTGTGAGGCCGCATGAATTCCCCGATCCGAGGGGCGAGACCCTGAACCCGAGCGAGCGCCGCACCAATCTAAACGAACGAGGTTTCGGTTCGGTTGGCCGGAACACTACAATTTACCAAGCCGCACGGAGCGGTGTTTCATTCACCAGCAGTTACTCCAATGCCCCGTGATCCTTACGACGTGCTCGGTGTCTCCAAGTCCGCGACCGCGGACGACATCAACAAGGCGTATCGCAAACTGTCGAAGAAGTACCACCCGGACCGCAACCCCGGCGACAAGCAGGCCGACGCCAGCTACAAGGAAGTTCAGGCCGCACACGACATCCTCGGCGACACGAACAAGAAGGCGCAGTACGACCAGTTCGGGTTCGCCGGACCGCAAAACGGGTTCCCCGGTGGCGGATTTCCGGGTGGGGGTGGGTTTCCTGGTGGCGGCGGGTTCCCGGGTGCGAGCGGTGCGCCAATCGACCCGGAAGCCGCGCAGCGCCTCTTTGACATGTTCGGCGGCGGAATGGGCGGCCAAGGCGGTCCGGATCTGAGTGACATCTTCGGTGGCGGCAAGCGCAAAACCCGGACCCGGTCGCGCGCGCACGCCGAGCCGATCGAGTCCGAAGTGACGGTCCCGTTCGACGTGGCCGCGAACGGCGGGAGCGTCGCGCTGGAGGTCGGCGGGCGCCGGATCGATGTGAAGGTACCCGCGGGGATCGAGGAGGGAAAGAGGCTCCGCGTACCGGCCGACGCGACCGGCGGACCCGAGGTGCTACTCAAAGTGAAGATCGCCCCCCACCCGTTCTTCCGGCGCGAGGGCAACGACCTCTACCTGGACGTGCCGATCACGATCTCGGAAGCGGTTCTCGGCGCGAAGGTAGACGTGCCCACGCTCGACGGGAGCAAGCTGGCGCTACTCACCGTCACTGTTCCGCCCGGTACATCGAGTGGTCGCAAGCTGCGCTTGCGCGGAAAAGGCATCTCGGGCGGCGATCAGTATTTGGTCTTCAAGGTGGAAGTGCCGAGCGGGAAGGTCGACGACAAGAGCCGCGAACTGATCGAGGAGTTCGCGAAACTGAACCCACAGAATCTGCGCACGGAAGCCCCGTGGGTGTGATTTCCTTCGTGTAGCGAATTGAGATATGACCGCGCCCGACAAGCCACTGACGTTCCCACAAACGCACCACATGAAGACTCCCGCGGAGTTCGAGCGGTGCTACGCGCGGAAGCGCTCGTCCGCGGACGGGTTGCTGATCGTGTATGCGTGCGAGAACGAACTCGCCCACCCGCGCCTCGGGTGCTCCGTGTCGCGTAAGGTGGGCAACGCAGTGGTGCGCAACCGCTACAAGCGCCTGTTCCGCGAAGCGTTCCGCTTGGTGCAACACGACTTGCCGCCGGGCGCGGACTTCATCCTGATCCCGCGCCCGGGGCCGTACCCCGCGATCGACGCGCTCAAGGTGTCACTGGTAAAACTGGCGACTCAGGCGACGCGAAAGCTGCGCGACGGTCCGCGCCCCAAGCCAAGCCAACCTACCCCCCCGTCCCCCCTCCCTTTAGGGAGGGGGGAGGCAGAACCTAACCCCCTAACCACCTTCCCTAAGAAGGAAGGGGGAACGGAGCAAAACGCAACAGACGCAACGCAATCTACGGCCGTTTTAAGTCCCTCTCCGTTTAGGGGAGGGGTTGGGGAGGGGTTACAGCCACAACCTGCCCCCAACGGGGGCACCCCCTCGTGAAGTCCCTCTCTTGGCTCTGGCGCGGACCGGCGCTCGCGTTCGGCGCGGTGATGGTCGTGTGCGTGCGCGGGTATCAGAAGTTGATTCGCCCGATTCTGCCGCCGATGTGCCGGTTCTATCCGGGGTGCAGCGAATATTTCATTCTCTCGGTGAAGAAGCACGGCCCGATCTTCGGGTGCGCAAAAGGCGCGTGGCGCATCTGCCGCTGCAACCCGTGGAATAGGGGCGGGTACGATCCACCGTAGGCGACCGGCCGGTGGATGCGTCCCTCAATTACCGGTCGGCTCACACCGGCCGGTCGCCGGTTACTTCTTCCCCTTCGGGTCCAAGTTGGCGCGCATGTCCTCTTCGGTCACTTCGGACTTCACGCCGTCCTTCGGCACGTCGAGTTTGCAGAGCCACACGAGCGCGTTCAGCACGACCTTGCGGTAGTTGTCGTCCTTCCAGTTGCGGTGGTGGTGCCCGCCTGTAAACCCGGCGCCGCGCCCGCCGTTCTCGCGTTCGAGCGCCCACATCATCGTTTCGGGCTGCCCCTTGGCGTCCTGGATGTGCTTGTACGGCCCCTGCGGGTACACGTAAGGGCCGTCGCGCACCGTGTCGGCGGGCTTCGCGGAGAGAATGGGCGTGATGCCCTTCATCCCGTCACGGAACCGCATGTTGAAGTACCATTCGTCCTTCACGCTGAACGGCTTCACGCCGTTCGCGATCGGGTGCTTGGGAAACTCCTTGAACTCCGGCGCCCACATCGGGTTGCAGGAATACATGTGTTCGTAGTAACCGCCGATCCAGTCTTTGAATTCCGGTCCGCCCAGATCCTTCGGCACCTCGACGCCGTAGTGCGCGCACATGAGTCCGACGCCCTTCGCCATCAACTTGCCGATGCGCTCGAGCCGCTTCTCGCGCACGAGCGGGTGGTTCCCGCCGCCGTCCGCGAAACACAGGATCGCGTCGGCGGTGTCGAGCGCGGAGTCGTCCTTCGGGTAGCCGTTGAGGAAAACGACGGTTTCCAGCCCCGGGTACCCCTTCAGACACTTCTCGAGCAGGCGCACGCCCGCGTTGAACTCGTGGTCACCGGGGCCGTGGCTCGGCGTCCCCGCGATCATCACCAGTTTCTTTTTCTTGTCCGCACTGTAGGCAAGTGACGAATGGAGTGTTATCGCGGCGCTCGTGGCCAGGAACGCGCGTCGGGAGAGTGGCATCGACATTGCTCCTTGAGTGGGTGGGTGTAAGTGTAGCCGACTCGCGTACCGGTCGCACAGAGTCGTACAGGCGGAAGATACCACAGGGCTCCCTCTACGAACGACGGCCCCTCTGGGGCGAAGAGCGGATTCTTTGTTTTCCGCCCCGGAGGGGCCGTCGTTCGTAGCACAGGGCGGGAGCCCTGTGGTATCTTCGTTTCGCGTGGGAAAGCGGCGCAAGTTGGGCATCGCCCACTGTTTCCTGGTATGAACGCGCACAGGATCGTGGTGAGCGACTCCGGACTCACTCCCGTGATGGGCGAAACGGACCGCGAAGCGGCCCGCGAGCTGAGCCTGCGCGGGGTGCGCCCGCCGGTCAAGGTGCCGGGCTACGACCAGGAGCAGTTCCTCGGGCACGGCGCTTACGGCGAAGTGTGGACCGCGGTGAACCGGAACAGCGGGCGCCGGGTCGCGATCAAGTTCTTCACGCGGCGCGGGGGCCTCGACTGGTCCGCGCTCGCGCGCGAGGTCGAGAAGCTCCGCTACCTGTTCTCCGACCGCTACGTGGTGCAGCTCTTCGAGGTGGGGTGGGAGTCCGATCCGCCGTACTACATCATGGAGTTCATGGAGAACGGGTCGCTCGAAGACCTGCTCCGCACCTACCACCCCACGACTCACGAAGCCGTCACGGTCTTCCGCGAAGTCGCCATCGCGCTCGTTCACGCCCACGACAAGGGCATTCTGCACTGCGATTTGAAGCCCGCGAACATCCTCCTCGACCACGAGCGCAAGCCCCGGCTCGCGGACTTCGGCCAGTCGCGCCTCACGAACGAGATGGCGCCCGCCCTCGGCACGCTGTTCTACATGGCGCCCGAGCAGGCCGACCTGACCGCGGTGCCGGACGCGCGCTGGGACGTGTACGCGCTCGGCGCGGTGATGTACCGGATGCTCGCGGGCGAACCGCCCCACCGGAACGAACCGGGCGCGGCGCACGTGACCACGGGCACGCTCGAGGCGCAACTCGCGGCGTACCGTAAACTGATCTTCAGCGCGCCCAAACCGAGCGCGCACCGGCCCGTCCCGGGCGTCGATTCGGGCCTGGCCGCGATCATCGACAAGTGCCTGGAACCGAGCCCCGGCAAGCGCTTCGCGAACCCCCAAGCGGTCCTCGCGGCCCTTGATGCGTGGAACCTCCAGCGCGTGCGCCGGCCGTTGCTGTGGGTCACCGGGTTCACGTTCGCGCTCCTCTTCTTCCTCATGGCGCTACTCGGCCAATACTTGTTCCGCACCACGGTGAACACGGCCGCGCAGGGGGTCGAGAGTCGCGCGCTCGATGCGAACCGGTTCGCGGCGCAAACCGAAGCCCGCCAGCTCGCCGCACAGGTTCAGCTCCGGTGGGTGCAGCTCGAAGCGATGGCCCGCAACCAGCAGATTCGCGAGCTACTT
The Gemmata palustris DNA segment above includes these coding regions:
- a CDS encoding DUF1559 family PulG-like putative transporter codes for the protein MRPHKTRGFTLIELLVVIAIIAVLIGLLLPAVQKVRAAAARISCSNNLKQTALALHAFAGDNERFPSAFAGPDFNGSWSWSAYLLPYIEQDNLFKQLGVSTNTRFGGGLVLVNATDVPGGLSQVKIKTFLCPADGAPEINPQRQNHATSNYRAVCGPYTLPTIQMNFDFGGIMYQNSRTRITDITDGTSNTLLIGECIFDTPTQKRAAIWAGMSGQPGAIVQTSDTMWWLDADTSRINGSAPQAFSSRHSGGAQFGFADGSVRFLRDSSDPAQLRWLAGRADGMVVSADY
- a CDS encoding DnaJ C-terminal domain-containing protein, which produces MPRDPYDVLGVSKSATADDINKAYRKLSKKYHPDRNPGDKQADASYKEVQAAHDILGDTNKKAQYDQFGFAGPQNGFPGGGFPGGGGFPGGGGFPGASGAPIDPEAAQRLFDMFGGGMGGQGGPDLSDIFGGGKRKTRTRSRAHAEPIESEVTVPFDVAANGGSVALEVGGRRIDVKVPAGIEEGKRLRVPADATGGPEVLLKVKIAPHPFFRREGNDLYLDVPITISEAVLGAKVDVPTLDGSKLALLTVTVPPGTSSGRKLRLRGKGISGGDQYLVFKVEVPSGKVDDKSRELIEEFAKLNPQNLRTEAPWV
- the rnpA gene encoding ribonuclease P protein component; protein product: MTAPDKPLTFPQTHHMKTPAEFERCYARKRSSADGLLIVYACENELAHPRLGCSVSRKVGNAVVRNRYKRLFREAFRLVQHDLPPGADFILIPRPGPYPAIDALKVSLVKLATQATRKLRDGPRPKPSQPTPPSPLPLGRGEAEPNPLTTFPKKEGGTEQNATDATQSTAVLSPSPFRGGVGEGLQPQPAPNGGTPS
- the yidD gene encoding membrane protein insertion efficiency factor YidD, with amino-acid sequence MKSLSWLWRGPALAFGAVMVVCVRGYQKLIRPILPPMCRFYPGCSEYFILSVKKHGPIFGCAKGAWRICRCNPWNRGGYDPP
- a CDS encoding ThuA domain-containing protein — protein: MPLSRRAFLATSAAITLHSSLAYSADKKKKLVMIAGTPSHGPGDHEFNAGVRLLEKCLKGYPGLETVVFLNGYPKDDSALDTADAILCFADGGGNHPLVREKRLERIGKLMAKGVGLMCAHYGVEVPKDLGGPEFKDWIGGYYEHMYSCNPMWAPEFKEFPKHPIANGVKPFSVKDEWYFNMRFRDGMKGITPILSAKPADTVRDGPYVYPQGPYKHIQDAKGQPETMMWALERENGGRGAGFTGGHHHRNWKDDNYRKVVLNALVWLCKLDVPKDGVKSEVTEEDMRANLDPKGKK
- a CDS encoding protein kinase domain-containing protein → MNAHRIVVSDSGLTPVMGETDREAARELSLRGVRPPVKVPGYDQEQFLGHGAYGEVWTAVNRNSGRRVAIKFFTRRGGLDWSALAREVEKLRYLFSDRYVVQLFEVGWESDPPYYIMEFMENGSLEDLLRTYHPTTHEAVTVFREVAIALVHAHDKGILHCDLKPANILLDHERKPRLADFGQSRLTNEMAPALGTLFYMAPEQADLTAVPDARWDVYALGAVMYRMLAGEPPHRNEPGAAHVTTGTLEAQLAAYRKLIFSAPKPSAHRPVPGVDSGLAAIIDKCLEPSPGKRFANPQAVLAALDAWNLQRVRRPLLWVTGFTFALLFFLMALLGQYLFRTTVNTAAQGVESRALDANRFAAQTEARQLAAQVQLRWVQLEAMARNQQIRELLQKGERMKDDPGAGLKLDQLLAERKERGDRQFSDSEKASIWFADDAGGYQRGTSPPSEPSRHKYRGYRDYFNGTGEFPETASGTPPGIVTRPHRSVAYRRKLDGGDSVWAVAFTVPVLSDGPDPKPVGVVGMTIDLADAAPERTDRFPVLIDTRPDFKTGRRGLILRHPYWSATKGESDPPLYYADAVVKWTDAMRETGEDARSFDGGAEYTDPVAVANGDVPGQATYEGKWLAAVNRVRVGPDKVDTGWVVLVQERRDEALQPVRDLQWRLGYVALVACVVILVLVALMWSGMVLVMDTSSRSPVTRLLRRWAGLPTSVTSTSVGTITRGSSLPGAGTARGSATATPGTGATRA